A DNA window from Drosophila biarmipes strain raj3 chromosome 2R, RU_DBia_V1.1, whole genome shotgun sequence contains the following coding sequences:
- the LOC108036382 gene encoding activating signal cointegrator 1 complex subunit 1, translated as MSREVLSPPVQAMNQNRRYRVNIVHEAFGGDKWNGQNKRFHGENKAYEEPDLYGEDDDEEDPAANNIAESSSGEFKLALHVPKSFYGGLIGLKGSTKRRIEEETRTELYVPRQNERSNDVIIKGKQRSQVCGALRQIRHLITSLRKKMKPTHFLAVALNSGEVQERYAELKKSILEAQLPGIDKELFMPESSIHLTLGVYVLLDDNERQRALKELEACRSLLTELKTPFELKVKGLEIMNDDPSSTRILYGRIESPDLQKFADQCLAHFQSTGLCATDNNERESIKLHMTLMNNRYRKEAMKSGNSFDAREILKRFGDFDFGAAQCKAVHLCVLKSRSEDEFYKITGSLEF; from the exons ATGAGTCGCGAAGTACTGTCTCCGCCCGTCCAAGCCATGAACCAAAACCGGCGCTATAGGGTTAACATCGTGCACGAAGCCTTTGGTGGCGACAAGTGGAATGGCCAAAATAAACGGTTCCATGGAGAAAACAAGGCCTACGAGGAGCCAG ATTTATATGGCGAAGATGATGACGAGGAGGATCCGGCTGCCAATAACATTGCGGAGTCATCAAGTGGCGAATTCAAGCTGGCTCTTCATGTGCCCAA ATCATTCTATGGAGGTCTAATTGGCCTCAAGGGTTCCACAAAGCGTCGCATCGAAGAGGAGACCCGAACAGAGCTCTATGTTCCACGTCAGAATGAGAGATCCAACGACGTCATTATCAAGGGCAAGCAACGCAGTCAGGTATGCGGTGCACTGCGTCAAATCCGGCACCTTATCACCTCCCTGCGAAAGAAGATGAAGCCCACCCACTTCTTGGCCGTGGCCCTGAACTCCGGCGAAGTCCAGGAGCGTTATGCAGAACTTAAG AAAAGCATTTTGGAGGCCCAGTTGCCAGGCATTGACAAGGAGTTATTCATGCCGGAGAGCAGTATCCACCTTACCTTAGGTGTCTATGTGCTCTTGGATGATAATGAACGCCAAAGGGCTCTCAAGGAGCTGGAGGCCTGTCGCTCCCTATTGACGGAACTGAAAACGCCTTTCGAATTGAAAGTCAAGGGCCTGGAGATTATGAACGACGATCCCAGCTCCACTCGCATCCTATACGGCCGCATCGAGTCACCGGACCTGCAGAAGTTCGCAGACCAGTGTTTGGCCCACTTCCAGAGTACCGGACTGTGCGCCACGGACAACAACGAACGGGAATCCATCAAACTACATATGACACTCATGAACAACCGCTACCGCAAGGAGGCAATGAAGTCGGGAAACAGCTTCGATGCCCGCGAGATACTGAAGCGTTTTGGGGACTTTGACTTTGGAGCAGCTCAGTGCAAGGCGGTGCACCTGTGCGTGCTGAAATCCCGCAGCGAGGACGAGTTCTATAAAATAACCGGCAGTTTGGAGTTTTAA
- the LOC108036383 gene encoding activating signal cointegrator 1 complex subunit 1, with amino-acid sequence MSFKVETTGCQSPDLYSKDAIENDAVVGHIEEEPNGDFKLAFYVPRWCYGGLIGKRGATFRQIQERNNAEVIIPRPNDESTDVVIRAKQRSHVVAAQRHIRHLIASMLDRKNATHFLAVSLNHDNIQDRYVELKKSILEAQLPGIDEGLFISDNCLHLTFLVLVIQDEEQHQRALNELQACRSLLADLKTPFEIKVKGLEVTNADPSSTCRLYGRIESPDLRKLADRCLAHFQSTGLCVSDRYHRDSVQMHMTLMNTRFRDRALKAEDTIDVREILRRFGDFDFGTLQCQAVHMCEIGSRVGDSFYKISGSLEF; translated from the exons ATGAGCTTTAAAGTGGAGACCACGGGCTGCCAGAGCCCAG ATCTTTATAGCAAGGACGCAATTGAAAATGATGCGGTTGTAGGCCACATTGAGGAGGAGCCAAACGGAGACTTCAAGCTTGCTTTCTATGTTCCAAG GTGGTGTTATGGGGGATTAATTGGAAAGAGAGGAGCTACATTTCGCCAAATCCAGGAACGTAACAACGCTGAGGTCATTATTCCACGTCCGAATGATGAATCCACTGACGTGGTTATCAGGGCCAAGCAACGCAGTCACGTAGTCGCTGCCCAGCGTCATATCCGCCACTTGATAGCCTCTATGCTAGATCGGAAAAACGCCACCCACTTCTTGGCCGTGTCTCTGAACCATGATAATATTCAGGATCGTTATGTTGAGCTAAAG AAAAGCATTTTGGAAGCCCAGTTGCCAGGAATCGATGAGGGGCTATTCATATCGGATAATTGCTTGCACTTAACTTTCCTTGTCTTGGTTATCCAGGATGAAGAACAACACCAAAGAGCTTTAAACGAACTGCAGGCATGCCGTTCCCTGCTCGCTGACCTAAAAACTCCTTTCGAAATTAAGGTCAAGGGCCTGGAGGTAACAAACGCAGATCCCAGCTCCACTTGCCGTCTTTATGGTCGCATCGAGTCTCCGGACCTGCGAAAATTGGCAGATCGGTGTTTGGCCCACTTCCAGAGTACCGGACTGTGCGTCTCAGATAGATACCATCGCGATTCTGTCCAGATGCACATGACACTAATGAACACCCGATTTCGCGATAGGGCGTTAAAAGCAGAAGATACCATTGATGTCCGAGAGATCCTGAGACGATTTGGAGACTTTGACTTTGGTACGCTTCAGTGCCAGGCAGTGCACATGTGCGAAATTGGATCGCGCGTCGGCGACAGCTTCTACAAGATATCCGGCAGTTTGGAATTCTAA